From Rhinatrema bivittatum chromosome 5, aRhiBiv1.1, whole genome shotgun sequence, the proteins below share one genomic window:
- the C5H8orf58 gene encoding uncharacterized protein C8orf58 homolog isoform X3 — MIPIPGELGWAESCVGCEEFRTWAGGDWSSESCVVLTCASVYRRLEDSAPLAVQAEAAGSRMSDALDLWSPSEAGSRLPELSCFHKAERLVKSESEDSGVEMGSTENSVFTPLGSTNSIQQEEGSTGSPTSSSAEPRSPSPAPDPLSCSLTASTKLKQVMQRSKRLGGAERTPGRLPPFSVTQKHSGSLPSLSSELLPGREGGAPARQRRRPSFSCRTLSDDPDMLGMLGRREWGEQHRGETEEEDENPQALPGPGLRYLEHVCQMLEKIAYLQQYNLQLQQQRVVLKTQNLGSESERTEPGSHKGREFVTAPSTDSVRGAVTPPDSGRILETCVPGDVGQLWTLQKALPPHLPLDLTQGAQNPCEPWHSLGTSVSSTGVYQDPYKIPDMESSPSLKAPVPYTCSLSLQDEGDGPDPTFLPPAKHKNEVSQWDKVKAMITKLARKTSPEPLGHAFSDPWQNKDKVRD, encoded by the exons ATGATCCCGATACCAGGAGAGCTGGGATGGGCAGAGTCTTGTGTTGGGTGTGAAGAGTTCAGGACCTGGGCAG GTGGCGACTGGAGCTCGGAGAGCTGTGTGGTACTGACGTGTGCCAGTGTCTATCGGAGGCTGGAGGACAGTGCACCCCTCGCCGTCCAAGCCGAAGCTGCCGGGAGCAGGATGAGCGACGCCCTGGATCTCTGGAGCCCCAGCGAGGCCGGCAGTCGGCTGCCGGAGCTCAGCTGCTTCCACAAGGCTGAACGACTGGTTAAGTCCGAGTCGGAGGACTCCGGGGTGGAGATGGGGAGCACTGAGAACTCTGTGTTCACACCTCTGGGGTCTACGAACAGCATCCAGCAGGAGGAGGGGTCCACGGGGTCCCCAACTTCCAGCTCAGCAGAGCCCCGCAGCCCCTCCCCTGCTCCAGACcctctcagctgcagcctgaCTGCCAGCACCAAGCTCAAGCAGGTGATGCAGAGGAGCAAGAGACTGGGGGGCGCGGAGAGGACCCCCGGCCGGCTGCCGCCCTTCTCGGTCACGCAGAAGCACAGCGGGAGTCTGCCGTCCCTCAGCTCCGAGCTCCTGCCAGGGCGAGAGGGGGGGGCCCCAGCACGGCAGCGCAGACGCCCTTCCTTCAGCTGCAGGACCCTGAGCGATGACCCGGACATGCTGGGAATGCTAGGACGACGGGAGTGGGGGGAGCAGCACCGAGGTGAGACAGAG GAGGAAGATGAGAACCCGCAGGCCCTCCCTGGACCAGGCCTGCGTTACTTGGAACATGTCTGCCAGATGCTGGAGAAGATTGCTTACCTACAGCAGTATAATCTACAACTCCAGCAGCAAAGGGTGGTGCTGAAAACCCAGAACTTGGGCAGCGAGAGTGAAAGGACTGAGCCTGGGTCCCACAAAGGGAGAGAATTTGTGACTGCTCCCAGCACTGACAGTGTAAGGGGAGCTGTGACACCTCCTGACAGT GGCAGGATTTTGGAGACCTGTGTGCCTGGGGATGTGGGACAGCTCTGGACTCTGCAGAAGGCACTGCCTCCTCACCTTCCCTTGGACCTGACGCAAGGCGCACAGAATCCCTGCGAGCCTTGGCATAGCCTGGGCACGTCTGTGTCGAGCACTGGGGTTTATCAGGACCCGTACAAGATTCCTG ACATGGAGTCATCACCCTCTCTGAAGGCTCCAGTACCCTACACATGTTCCCTGAGCCTGCAAGATGAGGGAGATGGGCCAGACCCTACTTTCCTGCCACCTGCAAAACACAAG AACGAAGTTTCACAGTGGGATAAGGTGAAAGCTATGATCACAAAACTAGCTCGAAAAACATCTCCAGAGCCCTTGGGACATGCCTTCAGTGACCCGTGGCAG AACAAAGACAAGGTCAGAGATTGA
- the C5H8orf58 gene encoding uncharacterized protein C8orf58 homolog isoform X1 codes for MIPIPGELGWAESCVGCEEFRTWAGGDWSSESCVVLTCASVYRRLEDSAPLAVQAEAAGSRMSDALDLWSPSEAGSRLPELSCFHKAERLVKSESEDSGVEMGSTENSVFTPLGSTNSIQQEEGSTGSPTSSSAEPRSPSPAPDPLSCSLTASTKLKQVMQRSKRLGGAERTPGRLPPFSVTQKHSGSLPSLSSELLPGREGGAPARQRRRPSFSCRTLSDDPDMLGMLGRREWGEQHRGETEEEDENPQALPGPGLRYLEHVCQMLEKIAYLQQYNLQLQQQRVVLKTQNLGSESERTEPGSHKGREFVTAPSTDSVRGAVTPPDSGRILETCVPGDVGQLWTLQKALPPHLPLDLTQGAQNPCEPWHSLGTSVSSTGVYQDPYKIPDMESSPSLKAPVPYTCSLSLQDEGDGPDPTFLPPAKHKNEVSQWDKVKAMITKLARKTSPEPLGHAFSDPWQVLCMEMRTSIYFFGSEVFFSLAVGFLLYLNQTLLGSVATSIFFHNYWGGVRRFQYFLTFSCPL; via the exons ATGATCCCGATACCAGGAGAGCTGGGATGGGCAGAGTCTTGTGTTGGGTGTGAAGAGTTCAGGACCTGGGCAG GTGGCGACTGGAGCTCGGAGAGCTGTGTGGTACTGACGTGTGCCAGTGTCTATCGGAGGCTGGAGGACAGTGCACCCCTCGCCGTCCAAGCCGAAGCTGCCGGGAGCAGGATGAGCGACGCCCTGGATCTCTGGAGCCCCAGCGAGGCCGGCAGTCGGCTGCCGGAGCTCAGCTGCTTCCACAAGGCTGAACGACTGGTTAAGTCCGAGTCGGAGGACTCCGGGGTGGAGATGGGGAGCACTGAGAACTCTGTGTTCACACCTCTGGGGTCTACGAACAGCATCCAGCAGGAGGAGGGGTCCACGGGGTCCCCAACTTCCAGCTCAGCAGAGCCCCGCAGCCCCTCCCCTGCTCCAGACcctctcagctgcagcctgaCTGCCAGCACCAAGCTCAAGCAGGTGATGCAGAGGAGCAAGAGACTGGGGGGCGCGGAGAGGACCCCCGGCCGGCTGCCGCCCTTCTCGGTCACGCAGAAGCACAGCGGGAGTCTGCCGTCCCTCAGCTCCGAGCTCCTGCCAGGGCGAGAGGGGGGGGCCCCAGCACGGCAGCGCAGACGCCCTTCCTTCAGCTGCAGGACCCTGAGCGATGACCCGGACATGCTGGGAATGCTAGGACGACGGGAGTGGGGGGAGCAGCACCGAGGTGAGACAGAG GAGGAAGATGAGAACCCGCAGGCCCTCCCTGGACCAGGCCTGCGTTACTTGGAACATGTCTGCCAGATGCTGGAGAAGATTGCTTACCTACAGCAGTATAATCTACAACTCCAGCAGCAAAGGGTGGTGCTGAAAACCCAGAACTTGGGCAGCGAGAGTGAAAGGACTGAGCCTGGGTCCCACAAAGGGAGAGAATTTGTGACTGCTCCCAGCACTGACAGTGTAAGGGGAGCTGTGACACCTCCTGACAGT GGCAGGATTTTGGAGACCTGTGTGCCTGGGGATGTGGGACAGCTCTGGACTCTGCAGAAGGCACTGCCTCCTCACCTTCCCTTGGACCTGACGCAAGGCGCACAGAATCCCTGCGAGCCTTGGCATAGCCTGGGCACGTCTGTGTCGAGCACTGGGGTTTATCAGGACCCGTACAAGATTCCTG ACATGGAGTCATCACCCTCTCTGAAGGCTCCAGTACCCTACACATGTTCCCTGAGCCTGCAAGATGAGGGAGATGGGCCAGACCCTACTTTCCTGCCACCTGCAAAACACAAG AACGAAGTTTCACAGTGGGATAAGGTGAAAGCTATGATCACAAAACTAGCTCGAAAAACATCTCCAGAGCCCTTGGGACATGCCTTCAGTGACCCGTGGCAGGTGCTGTGCATGGAAATGCGTACATCTATTTATTTCTTTGGCTCAGAAGTTTTCTTTAGCCTTGCAGTAGGCTTCCTACTCTATCTGAACCAAACCCTCCTGGGCTCTGTTGCCACAAGCATTTTTTTTCACAACTACTGGGGGGGTGTTAGGCGGTTTCAGTATTTTTTAACTTTCTCCTGTCCATTGTAG
- the C5H8orf58 gene encoding uncharacterized protein C8orf58 homolog isoform X4 — protein sequence MIPIPGELGWAESCVGCEEFRTWAGGDWSSESCVVLTCASVYRRLEDSAPLAVQAEAAGSRMSDALDLWSPSEAGSRLPELSCFHKAERLVKSESEDSGVEMGSTENSVFTPLGSTNSIQQEEGSTGSPTSSSAEPRSPSPAPDPLSCSLTASTKLKQVMQRSKRLGGAERTPGRLPPFSVTQKHSGSLPSLSSELLPGREGGAPARQRRRPSFSCRTLSDDPDMLGMLGRREWGEQHRGETEEEDENPQALPGPGLRYLEHVCQMLEKIAYLQQYNLQLQQQRVVLKTQNLGSESERTEPGSHKGREFVTAPSTDSVRGAVTPPDSGRILETCVPGDVGQLWTLQKALPPHLPLDLTQGAQNPCEPWHSLGTSVSSTGVYQDPYKIPDMESSPSLKAPVPYTCSLSLQDEGDGPDPTFLPPAKHKNKDKVRD from the exons ATGATCCCGATACCAGGAGAGCTGGGATGGGCAGAGTCTTGTGTTGGGTGTGAAGAGTTCAGGACCTGGGCAG GTGGCGACTGGAGCTCGGAGAGCTGTGTGGTACTGACGTGTGCCAGTGTCTATCGGAGGCTGGAGGACAGTGCACCCCTCGCCGTCCAAGCCGAAGCTGCCGGGAGCAGGATGAGCGACGCCCTGGATCTCTGGAGCCCCAGCGAGGCCGGCAGTCGGCTGCCGGAGCTCAGCTGCTTCCACAAGGCTGAACGACTGGTTAAGTCCGAGTCGGAGGACTCCGGGGTGGAGATGGGGAGCACTGAGAACTCTGTGTTCACACCTCTGGGGTCTACGAACAGCATCCAGCAGGAGGAGGGGTCCACGGGGTCCCCAACTTCCAGCTCAGCAGAGCCCCGCAGCCCCTCCCCTGCTCCAGACcctctcagctgcagcctgaCTGCCAGCACCAAGCTCAAGCAGGTGATGCAGAGGAGCAAGAGACTGGGGGGCGCGGAGAGGACCCCCGGCCGGCTGCCGCCCTTCTCGGTCACGCAGAAGCACAGCGGGAGTCTGCCGTCCCTCAGCTCCGAGCTCCTGCCAGGGCGAGAGGGGGGGGCCCCAGCACGGCAGCGCAGACGCCCTTCCTTCAGCTGCAGGACCCTGAGCGATGACCCGGACATGCTGGGAATGCTAGGACGACGGGAGTGGGGGGAGCAGCACCGAGGTGAGACAGAG GAGGAAGATGAGAACCCGCAGGCCCTCCCTGGACCAGGCCTGCGTTACTTGGAACATGTCTGCCAGATGCTGGAGAAGATTGCTTACCTACAGCAGTATAATCTACAACTCCAGCAGCAAAGGGTGGTGCTGAAAACCCAGAACTTGGGCAGCGAGAGTGAAAGGACTGAGCCTGGGTCCCACAAAGGGAGAGAATTTGTGACTGCTCCCAGCACTGACAGTGTAAGGGGAGCTGTGACACCTCCTGACAGT GGCAGGATTTTGGAGACCTGTGTGCCTGGGGATGTGGGACAGCTCTGGACTCTGCAGAAGGCACTGCCTCCTCACCTTCCCTTGGACCTGACGCAAGGCGCACAGAATCCCTGCGAGCCTTGGCATAGCCTGGGCACGTCTGTGTCGAGCACTGGGGTTTATCAGGACCCGTACAAGATTCCTG ACATGGAGTCATCACCCTCTCTGAAGGCTCCAGTACCCTACACATGTTCCCTGAGCCTGCAAGATGAGGGAGATGGGCCAGACCCTACTTTCCTGCCACCTGCAAAACACAAG AACAAAGACAAGGTCAGAGATTGA
- the C5H8orf58 gene encoding uncharacterized protein C8orf58 homolog isoform X2 yields MPRRQKKFRPAAPRRRGGDWSSESCVVLTCASVYRRLEDSAPLAVQAEAAGSRMSDALDLWSPSEAGSRLPELSCFHKAERLVKSESEDSGVEMGSTENSVFTPLGSTNSIQQEEGSTGSPTSSSAEPRSPSPAPDPLSCSLTASTKLKQVMQRSKRLGGAERTPGRLPPFSVTQKHSGSLPSLSSELLPGREGGAPARQRRRPSFSCRTLSDDPDMLGMLGRREWGEQHRGETEEEDENPQALPGPGLRYLEHVCQMLEKIAYLQQYNLQLQQQRVVLKTQNLGSESERTEPGSHKGREFVTAPSTDSVRGAVTPPDSGRILETCVPGDVGQLWTLQKALPPHLPLDLTQGAQNPCEPWHSLGTSVSSTGVYQDPYKIPDMESSPSLKAPVPYTCSLSLQDEGDGPDPTFLPPAKHKNEVSQWDKVKAMITKLARKTSPEPLGHAFSDPWQVLCMEMRTSIYFFGSEVFFSLAVGFLLYLNQTLLGSVATSIFFHNYWGGVRRFQYFLTFSCPL; encoded by the exons GTGGCGACTGGAGCTCGGAGAGCTGTGTGGTACTGACGTGTGCCAGTGTCTATCGGAGGCTGGAGGACAGTGCACCCCTCGCCGTCCAAGCCGAAGCTGCCGGGAGCAGGATGAGCGACGCCCTGGATCTCTGGAGCCCCAGCGAGGCCGGCAGTCGGCTGCCGGAGCTCAGCTGCTTCCACAAGGCTGAACGACTGGTTAAGTCCGAGTCGGAGGACTCCGGGGTGGAGATGGGGAGCACTGAGAACTCTGTGTTCACACCTCTGGGGTCTACGAACAGCATCCAGCAGGAGGAGGGGTCCACGGGGTCCCCAACTTCCAGCTCAGCAGAGCCCCGCAGCCCCTCCCCTGCTCCAGACcctctcagctgcagcctgaCTGCCAGCACCAAGCTCAAGCAGGTGATGCAGAGGAGCAAGAGACTGGGGGGCGCGGAGAGGACCCCCGGCCGGCTGCCGCCCTTCTCGGTCACGCAGAAGCACAGCGGGAGTCTGCCGTCCCTCAGCTCCGAGCTCCTGCCAGGGCGAGAGGGGGGGGCCCCAGCACGGCAGCGCAGACGCCCTTCCTTCAGCTGCAGGACCCTGAGCGATGACCCGGACATGCTGGGAATGCTAGGACGACGGGAGTGGGGGGAGCAGCACCGAGGTGAGACAGAG GAGGAAGATGAGAACCCGCAGGCCCTCCCTGGACCAGGCCTGCGTTACTTGGAACATGTCTGCCAGATGCTGGAGAAGATTGCTTACCTACAGCAGTATAATCTACAACTCCAGCAGCAAAGGGTGGTGCTGAAAACCCAGAACTTGGGCAGCGAGAGTGAAAGGACTGAGCCTGGGTCCCACAAAGGGAGAGAATTTGTGACTGCTCCCAGCACTGACAGTGTAAGGGGAGCTGTGACACCTCCTGACAGT GGCAGGATTTTGGAGACCTGTGTGCCTGGGGATGTGGGACAGCTCTGGACTCTGCAGAAGGCACTGCCTCCTCACCTTCCCTTGGACCTGACGCAAGGCGCACAGAATCCCTGCGAGCCTTGGCATAGCCTGGGCACGTCTGTGTCGAGCACTGGGGTTTATCAGGACCCGTACAAGATTCCTG ACATGGAGTCATCACCCTCTCTGAAGGCTCCAGTACCCTACACATGTTCCCTGAGCCTGCAAGATGAGGGAGATGGGCCAGACCCTACTTTCCTGCCACCTGCAAAACACAAG AACGAAGTTTCACAGTGGGATAAGGTGAAAGCTATGATCACAAAACTAGCTCGAAAAACATCTCCAGAGCCCTTGGGACATGCCTTCAGTGACCCGTGGCAGGTGCTGTGCATGGAAATGCGTACATCTATTTATTTCTTTGGCTCAGAAGTTTTCTTTAGCCTTGCAGTAGGCTTCCTACTCTATCTGAACCAAACCCTCCTGGGCTCTGTTGCCACAAGCATTTTTTTTCACAACTACTGGGGGGGTGTTAGGCGGTTTCAGTATTTTTTAACTTTCTCCTGTCCATTGTAG